Part of the Bradyrhizobium sp. AZCC 1721 genome, GGCGAGTGCTATGGGCTCGACGTCATCGTCGACGACAGCATCGACCCGCGACGGGATATCTACATGGAGGCCGGCGATCATGCGACGCTGATCCGCATGGACGGCGAGCAATTCGCGCGACTTAACGCCAAGGCCTGGCGCGGCCACTTCAGCACGCACGATTGAGGCCGCTCGATCATGCCGACGCCCGCGTCGATCTCGACGCGGGCTGTACCCGTTAGCGCGAGGGCTGCCGCGCGTCAGTGATGGGCGGCAACGCTCTTCACGCATCCGGCCAGCAAATCATTGGGCGCCGAACGGCTGACGTCGCCCAGGCTGATCATGCCGACCATTCGCTTGCTCTTGTTGATCACCGGCAACCTGCGAACCTGCAGCGTCTCCATGTGATGGACGGCCTTGGCAAGGTCATCGTCCTCGCGGCAGCAATGGATGCCTTCGGTCATCACGTCGCGCGCCTTCGCACGGCTGGGGTCGAACTTGCCGTCCGCAAGCCCTTTGCAGACGATGTCGCGATCGGTGACCATCCCGACCAGGTGGTCGTCCTCTCCGATCGGAATGCAGCCGATGTCATGTTCTCGCATCAGTTTCGCGACTTCGGTGATAGGCGTATCGGGGTTGACCCAGTCGACCCCCTTGTGCATCGCGTCTTTGACTTTCATGGCGGACCTCCGTAACTGCGATTTCAGGTAATACTCCCGTGATGCAGCACAGTTCCCCCTCGACTCGATTAAATGACGGCTTCGGGTAGGTCGGCATCGAAAAAGGCAATGACAACTTCTTGAATTCGCGAAACGTCGTTGCGCGGGTTTGAAGTGCCCCGCGCAACGCCGTCGCCCAAGTCAGAAGGATGTCAGAAGAAGCCGAGCTTCTTCGGGCTGTAGCTGACCAAGAGGTTCTTGGTCTGCTGGTAGTGGTCCAGCATCATCTTGTGGGTCTCGCGGCCGACACCCGATTGCTTGTAACCGCCGAATGCGGCATGTGCCGGATAGGCGTGATAGCAATTGGTCCAGACGCGGCCCGCCTGGATGGCGCGGCCGAAGCGGTAGAGCCGGCTCCCATCGCGGCTCCAGATGCCGGCGCCGAGACCATAGAGCGTGTCGTTGGCGATCGCGAGCGCTTCGTCGTCATCCTTGAAGGTCGTGACCGAAACGACCGGTCCGAAGATCTCTTCCTGGAAGATGCGCATCTTGTTGTTGCCCTTGAACACCGTCGGCTTGACGTAGAAGCCGCCGGCGAGGTCGCCCGGCAGTTCGTTGCGCGCCCCGCCGGTTAGCACCTGCGCCCCCTCCCCGCGGCCGATATCGATATAGGACAGGATCTTGTGCAGTTGCTCGGAAGATGCCTGCGCGCCGATCATGGTCGCTGGATCGAGCGGGTCGCCCTGCACGATCGCCTCGACCCGCTTCAACGCCCGCTCCATGAAGCGGTCGAAGATCGATTCATGGATCAGCGCGCGGCTCGGACAGGTGCAGACTTCGCCCTGGTTGAACGCGAACATGACGAAGCCTTCGATCGCCTTGTCGAAGAACTCGTCATCCTCGGCAGTGACGTCCTTGAAGAAGATGTTGGGCGACTTGCCGCCGAGTTCGAGCGTCACCGGAATGAGGTTCTGGCTGGCATATTGCATGATCAGCCGGCCCGTCGATGTTTCCCCGGTGAAGGCAATCTTGGAAATGCGCGGCGATGAGGCCAGTGGCTTGCCGGCCTCTAGGCCGAAGCCGTTGACGATATTGAGCACGCCGGGCGGCAAGAGGTCGCCGATCAAGCCTGCCCACACCATGATCGCCGCCGGGGTCTGTTCGGCCGGCTTCAGCACGACGCAGTTTCCGGCAGCCAACGCCGGCGCGAGTTTCCAGCACGCCATCAGCAGCGGGAAGTTCCAGGGAATGATCTGGCCGACGACGCCGAGCGGCTCGTGGAAATGATAGGCGACGGTATCGTGATCGATTTCGGATAGGCTGCCTTCCTGGGCGCGGATGGCGCCGGCGAAGTAGCGGAAATGGTCGATGGCGAGCGGAATGTCGGCAGCGGTGGTCTCGCGGATCGGCTTGCCGTTGTCCCAGGTTTCGGCGAGCGCAAGCAGATCGAGGTTTTCCTCCATGCGATCGGCGATACAGTTCAGGATCAGCGCGCGTTCCGCGACGCTGGTGCGGCCCCAGGCTTCCTTGGCAGCGTGCGCCGCGTCGAGCGCATCTTCGATGTCCTTGTCGTCAGAGCGCGCGACCTCGCAAAGCAGCCGGCCGTTGACCGGCGAGAAATTCTCGAAATAGCGGCCCGAGCGCGGCTCGGCCCATTTTCCGTTGAAGTAGTTCCCGTATCGCCTTTCGAACGGGGCCTTCGCAGTTCGTGAAAATTCGACCTTGTTCATGGCTGTTCCTCGCTATGGCGTCGCTGAATGCGGCGCTCGGAAAAAACCATGGCGAAGGCCGGTTTTGCTGTCTGCCCACCGAAACCGGATCGCGGGGGCGTGTGTCGCAGAACTGCGACAGTCGAACGGGAGAATCTTTAGTGAGCGCGATGGAGGTCGAGGCGCCGCAGCTTCCGGTGCAGGGTCGCGCGGCTGATGCCGAGCGCCTCGGCGGCGGCCGAAACGTTGCCGCCGCTGCGCGCCAGCGCCCGCTGCACGGCCGCCCGCTCGGCCTGGTCGAGATCGCGAGCCGGACTGGACGCGCCGCCGAGCAGGTCCGCCGCCGGCAACGGCTTCTTCAGAAAATCCCGCGTCGCCGAGCGCCAGCCGCGCCGAACGCGTTGCACCGATGACGAGGTCATCGGCATCGACCGCGATCAGCCCGCCGCCGCGATTGATGTCGGGCGCAAACAGGAAGCGGGCGCTCGGAAACGCCAGCCGGAAATTCTCCGTCTCGATCCGGCGGGCGGCATCGCTGACCGCCACCGCAATCAGATTGACGAACCCTTCCGTGAGGTCGGCGCGGCAGGAAGACACGTCGAGCGCGGCGGCCAGCCTGCCCTCGTGGTCGTAGATCGGCGCCGACGTGCAGCTCAAAAGCGTGTTGCGCGCGTAAAAGTGCTGGTCGCGATGGACGGTGAGCGCGCGCTGCTCGGCCAGACACGTTCCGATGCCGTTGGTGCCCTCACACTCCTCGCTCCAGACCGTCCCGGTCCACAAACCCCACGCCCTGAACGTCTCGTCGTCGGACGCGGCGCCGCGCCGGTCGACAGGCACGCCGTTGCGATCAGCCAGCAGCACGCAACAGCCGACGCCGCCGACGGCAAGAAACAGCCGGTCGAGATTGGATTGCGCGGCGCGAACCAGCGGCTCGATCTGCCGGCGCGCCAATTCGAATTCGGCCTGGCTCAATCGGCGCGGCAGATTGCATTCGGCGGGGTCGAGGCGATGAAAATTCGACGACCGGCGCCAGGAAGCAACCACAGCTGACGTGGCAGCCGAGCCATGCGCGACTGTCGCCTGCACCTGATCGGCATGGTGTTTGGTGGTCTGCGCCACGCTCCATCCTCCCGGAATGCAACCCTACCCGGCGGGCGTGACATAGCGAATTGATCTGGATCAAACGAGGGCGACCTTGGTCTATCTCGCGTCAAGCTGCAGGGGGCCGCGGCCATCACGGCGATGATGCTGACACAAATTGGCAGTATATCGTCTCAGCCAAGCGCTATCCGCGCCGCTCCGGCCCGCCTACAGCGTCTGCACATCCACCACGCCGGCAACCGCCTTGATCGCGCCCGCGATCTGCGGCGAGACCTTGAAGCGGCCCGGCAGCTTCATCTCCACCTCGGTCTGCAGATCAAGCATGATGACGAGCGAGACGTCGCCATCAGCGCCCCCCGACGGCGCGGGCGCAGGCTTCGCCGGCAGGCCCTTGGCCGAACCGTTTTGCGCCGATGCTTCAGGCATGTTGAGCCGCCGCGCAATCGAATCCAGCGGTTTGGTGTCGCGAACGAAAATCCGCAGGCCCTTCTGGGTTTTGGCCGCGGCGTCATCCAGCGGCTCGGCATGCAGCACCCGCGCGCGCACGTCTTCGCCCTGCAACTCGGCGCCGAGCTGCAGCAATACGGCCGCCCCCGGCTCCAGCACATCGCGGTATTGCGCCAGGCCTTCGGAAAACAGCACGGCCTCGAAATGTCCGGTCGGATCCGACAGGCCCATGATGCCCATCTTGTTGCCGGTCTTGGTGCGGCGCTCCATGCGCGACACCACGGTGGCCGCAACCCTGCCCGCCGTCGCACCGGTCTTCACGGCACGCGAGAATTCCGCCCAGGACTGCACCCGCAGCCGCTTCAACACGGTGGCGTAGTCGTCGAGCGGATGGCCAGACAGGAAGAAGCCGACGGCATCGTATTCGCGGCGGAGTTTTTCGGCCGGCAACCAGGGCTCGATCTGCGGCAGCATGATGGTCGGCGCGTCGGCAGCATTGCCGAACATGTCGTTCTGACCGATCGTTGCGGCTTCGTGGCTGCGCTGACAGGCGGCGAGAATCGCGTCCGCCCCGGCAAAGACACGGGCACGGTTCGACTCCAGCGTATCGAATGCGCCGGCCGCGGCGAGGCTTTCGATGATGCGCTTGTTGATCGCGCGCGGATTGACGCGGGCGGCGAAATCCGCAAGCGAGGTGAAGGCGCCCTTCTTGCGCTCCTCCACGATCTGCTCGACCGCCTGCAGGCCGACGCCCTTCAGCGCCGCGAGCGCGTAGTAGATGGTTTTTTCGCCGACCTCGAAGGTGGCGCCCGAACGGTTGATGTTCGGTGCCTCGACCTTGATGCCGAGCCGCTGCGCCTCGGCGCGAAACTCCGAGAGCTTATCGGTGTTGTTGAGTTCGAGCGTCATCGACGCCGCCAGAAACTCCACCGGGTAATGCGCCTTCATGTAGGCGGTGTGGTAGGACACCAGCGCGTAAGCCGCGGCGTGGCTCTTGTTGAAGCCGTAGTCGGCGAATTTGGCGAGCAGTTCGAAGATCGTGTCCGCCTGCCCTTTCGGCACGCCGTTCTTGACGGCGCCGGCAACGAAGATCGCTCGCTGCTTCTCCATCTCGGCGCGGATCTTCTTGCCCATCGCGCGGCGCAGCAGGTCGGCGTCGCCGAGCGAATAGCCGGCCATCACCTGCGCGATCTGCATCACCTGTTCCTGGTAGATGATGACGCCGAACGTCTCTTTCAGGATCGGCTCCAGGATCGGATGCAGATATTCCGGCTCCTCGTCGCCGTGCTTGCGCGCGCAATAGGTCGGGATGTTGGCCATCGGACCCGGGCGATAGAGCGCCACCAGCGCGATGATGTCCTCGAACCGGTCGGGGCGCATGTCGATCAGCGCGCGCCGCATGCCCTGGCTTTCCACCTGGAACACGCCGACCACATCGCCCCGCGCCAGCATCTGGTAACTCGGCGCATCATCGATCGGCAGCGTCGCCA contains:
- a CDS encoding CBS domain-containing protein, with translation MKVKDAMHKGVDWVNPDTPITEVAKLMREHDIGCIPIGEDDHLVGMVTDRDIVCKGLADGKFDPSRAKARDVMTEGIHCCREDDDLAKAVHHMETLQVRRLPVINKSKRMVGMISLGDVSRSAPNDLLAGCVKSVAAHH
- the adh gene encoding aldehyde dehydrogenase — translated: MNKVEFSRTAKAPFERRYGNYFNGKWAEPRSGRYFENFSPVNGRLLCEVARSDDKDIEDALDAAHAAKEAWGRTSVAERALILNCIADRMEENLDLLALAETWDNGKPIRETTAADIPLAIDHFRYFAGAIRAQEGSLSEIDHDTVAYHFHEPLGVVGQIIPWNFPLLMACWKLAPALAAGNCVVLKPAEQTPAAIMVWAGLIGDLLPPGVLNIVNGFGLEAGKPLASSPRISKIAFTGETSTGRLIMQYASQNLIPVTLELGGKSPNIFFKDVTAEDDEFFDKAIEGFVMFAFNQGEVCTCPSRALIHESIFDRFMERALKRVEAIVQGDPLDPATMIGAQASSEQLHKILSYIDIGRGEGAQVLTGGARNELPGDLAGGFYVKPTVFKGNNKMRIFQEEIFGPVVSVTTFKDDDEALAIANDTLYGLGAGIWSRDGSRLYRFGRAIQAGRVWTNCYHAYPAHAAFGGYKQSGVGRETHKMMLDHYQQTKNLLVSYSPKKLGFF